The following coding sequences are from one Paenibacillus stellifer window:
- a CDS encoding D-alanyl-D-alanine carboxypeptidase family protein: MKKCLIAVLALCILLGVLSPVSVFAEEKGQKPGSAAPDLASQARSAILMDAGTGTVIYEKNSHDKLPPASITKIMTMLLTVEAIDGGTLKLTDKVRTSEYAASMGGSQIFLEPGEEMTVDDMLKGIAMASGNDASVAMAEKLAGSESAFVDLMNKRAEELGLKDTHFANCNGLPTKDHYSSAHDIAVMSRELLKHPQIIKYTGSYQDYLRKDTPKPFWLVNTNKLVRFYTGADGLKTGYTSEAKFCLSATASKDGLRAIAVVLGEPNTKTRNSEVSGMFDYLFSQYKVHTIHKTGDTLGTLKIEKGVKRELPIVAQENYTLLLKKGIAQEGIRHETVILDKVKAPIAKGQTIGKLVVYQGTTVVKEYELKAPEAVAKAGWWKLFKRTTGSMFSMG, translated from the coding sequence ATGAAGAAATGTCTCATTGCTGTGCTGGCGCTCTGTATACTGCTGGGGGTGCTCAGTCCCGTTTCGGTGTTCGCGGAGGAGAAAGGCCAGAAACCCGGAAGCGCGGCGCCCGATCTGGCATCCCAGGCCCGCTCGGCGATTCTGATGGATGCCGGGACGGGAACGGTAATCTACGAGAAGAACAGCCACGACAAGTTGCCTCCGGCCAGCATTACGAAGATTATGACGATGCTGCTGACCGTCGAGGCGATCGACGGGGGCACGCTGAAGCTCACGGACAAGGTGCGGACGAGCGAATATGCCGCCTCGATGGGAGGCTCGCAAATCTTTCTGGAGCCTGGCGAGGAAATGACCGTCGACGATATGTTGAAGGGCATCGCGATGGCCTCGGGCAACGACGCGTCGGTCGCGATGGCCGAGAAACTGGCCGGTTCGGAGAGCGCTTTTGTCGACCTGATGAATAAGCGGGCGGAAGAGCTGGGGCTGAAGGACACGCATTTTGCCAACTGTAACGGTCTGCCGACCAAGGATCACTACTCCTCCGCCCATGACATCGCCGTTATGAGCCGGGAGCTGCTGAAGCATCCGCAAATTATTAAATACACGGGCTCCTATCAGGACTATTTGCGCAAGGACACCCCCAAGCCTTTCTGGCTGGTGAACACGAACAAGCTGGTGCGCTTCTACACAGGCGCGGACGGCCTCAAGACCGGATATACGTCGGAAGCCAAGTTCTGCCTCTCCGCCACCGCTTCCAAGGATGGGCTGCGGGCGATCGCGGTTGTGCTGGGCGAGCCGAACACCAAGACGCGCAATAGTGAAGTGTCGGGCATGTTCGATTATCTGTTCTCCCAGTACAAGGTGCATACGATTCACAAGACCGGAGACACGCTGGGAACCCTCAAGATCGAGAAGGGCGTCAAGCGCGAGCTGCCGATTGTAGCTCAGGAGAACTATACGCTGCTGCTGAAAAAAGGAATTGCCCAGGAGGGCATCCGGCATGAGACGGTGATCCTGGATAAGGTGAAAGCCCCGATTGCCAAAGGTCAAACGATCGGCAAGCTGGTCGTCTACCAGGGAACTACCGTCGTGAAGGAATATGAGCTCAAGGCGCCGGAAGCGGTCGCCAAAGCGGGCTGGTGGAAGCTGTTCAAGCGGACCACGGGTTCCATGTTCTCGATGGGCTGA
- a CDS encoding pyrimidine-nucleoside phosphorylase: MRAVDIIQKKRDGGELSREEIAFLVQGYSRGEIPDYQMSAWAMAVYFQGMNARETGDLTLEMAMSGDQVDLSPIAGIKVDKHSTGGVGDKTTVVLAPLVASAGVPVAKMSGRGLGHTGGTLDKLESISGLTVEMDQSRFFAQVGEIGVAVIGQSGNITPADKKLYALRDVTATVDSIPLIASSVMSKKIAAGADAIVLDVKTGSGAFMKTLNDSIALAKAMVDIGTQLGRHTVAVISDMDQPLGYGIGNALEVREGIDTLRGSGPADLTEVCLILGSQMLVLGGKAKDTDEARSILKARLEDGSALAKLKALVTAQGGDASQIDDPAKLPAASRQVEVKAAAEGHIEAIQAEEIGIAAMLLGAGRETKESQIDLAVGIVLAKKVGDAVSEGETLAVLHLNDASEAKVKEAESKVLEAYRITSQPVTPAPLVYAIVTKEGVTRF; encoded by the coding sequence ATGAGAGCGGTCGACATCATTCAGAAGAAAAGAGACGGCGGGGAGCTGAGCAGGGAGGAGATCGCCTTTCTGGTTCAGGGCTACAGCCGGGGAGAAATCCCGGATTATCAAATGTCGGCCTGGGCTATGGCCGTCTACTTTCAGGGGATGAACGCCCGCGAGACCGGCGATCTGACGCTGGAGATGGCGATGTCAGGCGATCAGGTGGACCTCAGCCCCATCGCGGGCATCAAGGTGGACAAGCATTCCACCGGCGGAGTCGGCGACAAGACGACGGTCGTCCTGGCGCCGCTTGTCGCTTCAGCCGGTGTGCCTGTCGCCAAGATGTCGGGGCGCGGCCTCGGCCATACCGGCGGCACGCTCGACAAGCTGGAGTCCATCTCCGGCCTGACCGTCGAGATGGACCAGAGCCGCTTCTTCGCCCAGGTCGGCGAAATCGGCGTAGCTGTCATCGGCCAGTCGGGGAACATCACCCCGGCCGACAAGAAGCTGTACGCGCTGCGGGACGTAACCGCAACTGTGGATTCCATTCCGCTCATCGCCAGCTCCGTCATGAGCAAGAAGATCGCCGCCGGCGCAGACGCCATCGTGCTCGATGTGAAGACCGGCAGCGGCGCGTTCATGAAGACGCTGAACGATTCCATCGCGCTGGCCAAGGCGATGGTGGACATCGGTACCCAACTCGGCCGGCACACCGTTGCGGTTATCAGCGATATGGATCAGCCGCTCGGATACGGCATCGGCAACGCGCTGGAGGTCAGAGAGGGGATCGACACGCTGCGCGGCAGCGGACCGGCCGACCTGACCGAGGTCTGCCTCATTCTCGGCAGCCAGATGCTCGTGCTGGGCGGCAAAGCCAAGGATACGGACGAAGCCCGCAGCATCCTGAAGGCCCGCCTGGAAGACGGCAGCGCCCTTGCGAAGCTGAAGGCGCTCGTAACGGCGCAGGGCGGAGACGCTTCGCAGATCGACGACCCCGCGAAGCTGCCGGCCGCAAGCCGGCAGGTGGAGGTTAAGGCGGCGGCAGAAGGCCATATCGAGGCCATTCAAGCCGAGGAAATCGGCATTGCCGCCATGCTGCTCGGCGCGGGACGGGAGACGAAGGAGTCGCAGATCGACCTCGCCGTCGGTATCGTACTGGCGAAGAAGGTCGGAGACGCAGTGTCTGAGGGCGAGACGCTAGCCGTCCTGCACCTGAACGATGCCTCTGAGGCCAAGGTTAAAGAGGCCGAGTCCAAGGTGCTGGAGGCGTACCGGATTACGAGTCAGCCGGTAACGCCGGCGCCGCTCGTCTACGCCATCGTGACCAAGGAAGGCGTGACCCGATTCTAG
- a CDS encoding purine-nucleoside phosphorylase, which yields MTQSASNAPEVLAYGAQVKEAADYIASKLGPFKPVIGLILGSGLGDLGDQIEDAVYLPYEEIPHFPRSTVEGHAGRFVIGKLEGKDVMIMQGRFHYYEGYAMRKVVLPVYVMAKLGIGTLVITNAGGGMNRAFKAGDLMLITDHLNMTGDNPLIGPNDPELGVRFPDMSRAYDPEYIALAKRLAPEIKGADGESLTLQEGVYAGISGPTYETPAELKMLALLGGDAVGMSTVPEVIVASHSRQRVLGITCITDMAIGDELEPLTHEQVVKVANLTKPKFIGLVRAFVREVSL from the coding sequence ATGACACAATCCGCAAGCAATGCGCCTGAGGTTCTGGCATACGGCGCACAGGTTAAAGAAGCCGCCGATTATATCGCGTCCAAGCTTGGCCCCTTCAAGCCGGTTATCGGCTTGATCCTCGGCTCCGGCCTCGGCGATCTGGGAGACCAGATCGAAGATGCCGTATACCTGCCTTATGAAGAGATTCCCCATTTTCCGCGTTCCACCGTTGAAGGACATGCCGGACGCTTCGTTATCGGCAAGCTGGAAGGCAAGGATGTCATGATCATGCAGGGCCGCTTTCATTACTATGAAGGCTACGCCATGCGCAAGGTCGTGCTTCCCGTCTATGTCATGGCCAAGCTGGGCATCGGCACGCTTGTCATTACGAACGCGGGCGGCGGCATGAACCGCGCCTTCAAGGCCGGCGACCTCATGCTGATCACCGACCATCTCAACATGACGGGAGACAACCCGCTGATCGGACCGAATGATCCCGAGCTCGGCGTCCGCTTCCCGGACATGTCCCGTGCTTACGATCCGGAGTATATCGCGCTTGCCAAACGCCTTGCTCCCGAAATCAAGGGAGCGGACGGCGAAAGCCTGACGCTGCAGGAAGGCGTATACGCCGGCATCAGCGGCCCGACCTATGAGACGCCTGCTGAACTTAAGATGCTGGCGCTGCTTGGCGGGGACGCGGTCGGCATGTCCACGGTTCCCGAAGTCATCGTGGCGAGCCACAGCCGCCAGCGTGTGCTTGGCATTACCTGTATCACCGACATGGCGATCGGCGACGAGCTGGAGCCGCTGACGCATGAGCAGGTCGTGAAGGTTGCGAACCTGACCAAGCCGAAGTTCATCGGACTTGTCCGCGCATTCGTCCGCGAGGTAAGTCTCTAA
- a CDS encoding purine-nucleoside phosphorylase, which yields MKDSISLGSIQEAAAYIKSKGAGTPDIGLILGSGLGILADLIKDGISIPYHDIPHFPVSTVEGHEGELLIGTIEGRKVVMMKGRFHMYEGYGPETTAFPVRVMKELGVKSLLVTNAAGGVNTGYTPGDLMLLTDHLNLTGRNPLIGPNDPELGVRFPDMSEPYSRRLLQAARDVAKEQNFTFREGVYAGLLGPTYETPAEIVMLRRLGADAVGMSTVSETIVARHAGIEVLGISCITNMAAGILNQPLSHDEVMETAERVRETFLGLVLALIPKM from the coding sequence ATGAAGGATTCAATCAGCCTAGGCTCCATCCAGGAAGCGGCGGCCTATATCAAGAGCAAGGGCGCCGGAACGCCCGACATCGGACTTATTCTCGGATCGGGGCTCGGTATTCTGGCCGATCTGATCAAAGACGGCATCAGCATTCCCTACCACGATATTCCTCATTTTCCCGTATCGACGGTGGAAGGGCATGAAGGCGAACTGCTGATCGGCACGATAGAGGGCCGCAAGGTCGTCATGATGAAGGGCCGCTTCCATATGTATGAGGGCTACGGCCCCGAGACGACGGCGTTCCCCGTTCGTGTTATGAAGGAGCTTGGCGTGAAGAGCCTGCTCGTTACGAACGCCGCCGGCGGCGTGAACACCGGTTACACGCCAGGGGATCTGATGCTTCTTACCGACCATCTCAACCTGACCGGCCGCAATCCGCTCATCGGACCGAATGATCCGGAGCTTGGCGTGCGTTTCCCGGACATGTCGGAGCCTTACAGCCGCCGGCTGCTTCAGGCGGCGAGAGATGTAGCGAAGGAACAGAACTTCACCTTTAGAGAAGGCGTCTACGCAGGTCTTCTGGGACCTACTTACGAGACGCCGGCAGAGATCGTTATGCTGCGCCGTCTGGGCGCCGATGCGGTCGGCATGTCGACTGTCTCGGAGACGATCGTCGCCCGCCATGCAGGCATCGAGGTGCTCGGCATTTCCTGTATCACGAACATGGCTGCCGGCATTCTAAATCAGCCGTTGTCCCATGACGAGGTTATGGAGACGGCTGAACGGGTTCGCGAGACGTTCCTGGGCCTTGTGCTTGCGCTCATTCCGAAGATGTAA
- the deoB gene encoding phosphopentomutase, which produces MSTFDKICFIVLDSVGIGEAPDAASFGDVGAHTLGHILERNPQLKLPNMQHLGLGNIAPLPHLEPVQAPEGYYGKMQEVSVGKDTMTGHWELMGLKIEMPFNTYPDGFPQELITKFEEATGRKVLGNKPASGTEILVEFGEEQMKTGAWIVYTSADSVFQLAAHEDIIPLDELYKACHIARELTMAPEFSVGRVIARPYVGQPGSFTRTPNRHDYAVKPPEPTVMNALADIGRDVIAVGKINDIFTGEGVTEAYPTKSNEHGIEVTLEHLRKPFNGLLFTNLVDFDSLYGHRRDPEGYGRALEVFDKALPDLMSSLGENDLLIVSADHGNDPVHSGTDHTREYVPLLVYSPRFKSPGSLGVRSTFSDVAATIAENFGAKAPAYGTSFLQELK; this is translated from the coding sequence TTGTCTACATTTGACAAGATCTGTTTTATCGTACTTGATAGCGTGGGAATCGGGGAAGCGCCCGACGCCGCTAGCTTCGGCGATGTTGGAGCCCATACACTGGGCCATATTCTGGAACGGAATCCGCAGCTCAAGCTGCCGAATATGCAGCATCTGGGACTTGGCAACATCGCCCCGCTGCCGCATCTGGAGCCGGTTCAGGCTCCGGAAGGCTACTATGGCAAAATGCAGGAGGTCTCCGTCGGCAAGGATACGATGACCGGCCACTGGGAGCTGATGGGCCTCAAGATCGAAATGCCGTTCAACACCTATCCGGACGGATTCCCGCAGGAGCTGATTACGAAGTTCGAAGAGGCTACCGGCCGCAAGGTGCTCGGCAACAAGCCAGCCTCTGGAACGGAGATTCTGGTCGAATTCGGCGAGGAGCAGATGAAGACGGGCGCCTGGATCGTCTACACATCCGCCGACAGCGTATTTCAGCTGGCTGCCCATGAGGATATTATTCCGCTGGACGAGCTGTACAAGGCATGCCATATCGCCAGAGAGCTGACGATGGCGCCGGAATTCTCGGTCGGCCGCGTCATTGCCCGCCCGTATGTCGGACAGCCGGGCAGCTTCACCCGCACTCCGAACCGGCATGATTATGCCGTGAAGCCGCCGGAGCCGACCGTCATGAACGCGCTGGCGGATATCGGCCGCGATGTCATTGCTGTCGGCAAAATCAATGATATTTTCACAGGTGAAGGCGTTACGGAAGCTTACCCGACGAAGAGCAACGAACACGGCATCGAAGTCACGCTGGAACATCTGCGCAAGCCGTTTAACGGCCTGCTCTTCACGAATCTGGTCGATTTCGATTCCCTGTATGGACACCGCCGCGATCCGGAAGGCTACGGACGCGCGCTGGAGGTGTTCGACAAGGCGCTGCCGGATCTCATGTCCTCGCTCGGCGAGAATGATCTGCTGATCGTGTCAGCTGACCACGGCAATGATCCCGTGCACAGCGGGACAGACCATACCCGCGAATATGTGCCGCTTCTCGTCTACTCGCCGCGCTTCAAATCGCCGGGCAGTCTAGGAGTGCGTTCCACCTTCTCCGACGTTGCAGCCACGATTGCCGAGAACTTTGGCGCCAAGGCTCCGGCTTACGGAACCAGCTTTCTTCAGGAACTGAAATAA
- the xerD gene encoding site-specific tyrosine recombinase XerD, producing MKSAVQDFLEYLSRDKNASPRTLECYGRDISRFLDYAAGRGAEILEDIRRPLISLYFGELRSEGRSAATLNRNTVSIRAFFHFLLKEGLISGDPTLGMESVKVEKKPPLVLNIEEVEALLAAPDPGTPQGLRDKAMLELLYASGIRVSELVMLDVSDVQTSMGFARCSGSGGRERVVPIGRAASETVEAYVRTSRDKLLRGDGEMVEPALFLNNLGSRLTRQGFWKMMKRYAKEAGIREDITPHTLRASFASHLLERGADLRSVQQMLGHADISTTQMYGGAARGNMKEVYERHHPRARPPG from the coding sequence ATGAAATCAGCGGTACAAGACTTTCTGGAGTATCTTTCCCGTGACAAAAATGCCTCGCCCCGGACCCTCGAATGCTACGGACGTGATATTTCACGATTTTTGGACTATGCGGCGGGACGGGGAGCGGAAATCCTGGAGGATATCCGCAGGCCGCTCATTTCGCTGTATTTTGGCGAGCTTCGGTCAGAAGGGCGTTCTGCGGCAACACTCAACCGGAACACGGTGTCGATCCGTGCCTTTTTTCATTTTTTGCTGAAGGAAGGCTTGATCTCGGGAGACCCCACTCTTGGAATGGAATCGGTTAAGGTGGAGAAAAAGCCGCCGCTCGTACTGAACATCGAAGAAGTGGAGGCTCTGCTTGCGGCTCCGGACCCTGGGACTCCCCAAGGACTGAGGGATAAGGCGATGCTCGAGCTGCTCTACGCATCCGGGATTCGCGTCTCGGAGCTAGTGATGCTGGATGTGAGCGATGTGCAGACCTCGATGGGGTTCGCGCGCTGCTCCGGCTCCGGTGGAAGGGAGCGGGTGGTTCCGATCGGCAGGGCCGCGTCGGAGACAGTGGAAGCGTATGTGCGGACAAGCCGGGACAAGCTTCTGCGGGGAGACGGGGAGATGGTGGAGCCAGCGCTGTTCCTGAACAATCTCGGAAGCCGGCTGACCCGTCAGGGCTTCTGGAAAATGATGAAGAGATACGCGAAAGAGGCGGGAATCCGCGAGGATATCACCCCCCACACACTGCGCGCTTCCTTCGCCTCTCATCTGCTCGAGCGAGGAGCCGACCTGCGCTCCGTTCAGCAAATGCTCGGCCATGCGGACATCTCGACGACCCAGATGTACGGCGGCGCCGCGCGCGGAAATATGAAAGAAGTGTATGAAAGACATCATCCCCGTGCACGTCCGCCCGGCTAG
- a CDS encoding DUF4227 family protein has protein sequence MSMVISLPKALRRLIFIVIFVAFTCLFYNIMDLLHRWMGPIPNPDIPEGSAVRAYTGVNPADGQMKASQRLKLYYWYGE, from the coding sequence ATGTCTATGGTCATTTCGCTGCCTAAAGCGCTTCGGCGCCTGATCTTTATTGTGATATTTGTCGCTTTTACCTGCCTGTTCTATAATATAATGGACCTGCTTCACCGGTGGATGGGTCCGATTCCCAATCCGGATATTCCGGAAGGATCTGCCGTTCGCGCATACACTGGCGTTAATCCGGCGGACGGGCAAATGAAAGCATCCCAGCGCCTGAAGCTGTACTATTGGTATGGGGAATAA
- a CDS encoding Fur family transcriptional regulator has product MEDRIDKIKQQLQSQGYKLTPQREATVRVLLENEEDHLSAEDVFMLVKEKAPEIGLATVYRTLELLSELHVVEKINFGDGVARYDLRTDTAKHHHHHLICVQCGSMDEIREDWLGPLEEKLENEFNFSVIDHRLDFHGICYRCREKNKTDSKAE; this is encoded by the coding sequence ATGGAAGACCGGATCGACAAAATCAAACAACAGCTGCAGTCCCAAGGCTATAAACTGACACCCCAGCGGGAAGCGACTGTCCGCGTTCTCCTGGAGAACGAAGAGGATCATCTCAGCGCCGAAGATGTGTTCATGCTCGTTAAGGAAAAAGCTCCCGAAATCGGTCTCGCCACCGTATACCGTACTCTGGAACTCCTGAGTGAGCTTCATGTTGTGGAGAAGATCAATTTCGGAGACGGCGTTGCCCGTTACGACCTCCGGACGGATACGGCCAAGCATCACCATCATCATTTGATCTGCGTACAGTGCGGCAGCATGGATGAAATCCGGGAGGATTGGCTCGGTCCATTGGAAGAGAAGCTGGAGAACGAGTTCAATTTCTCGGTCATTGACCACCGGCTCGATTTTCACGGTATTTGCTACCGCTGCCGGGAGAAGAACAAGACGGACAGCAAGGCGGAATAA
- the spoIIM gene encoding stage II sporulation protein M produces the protein MRNMSRSLKEQTPLYMFVAILFLVGVVFGALIVSALTLDQQQDLADYLGNFFTTVDQQGLPAAPESFWSIAVLHLKWIGLIWVLGLSVIGLPGILVLDFLKGLLIGFTVGTLVSQYSWDGLLFALVSVAPHNLVVIPVILVCSAAAIGFSLLMIRSRVTARRSVPIGRPFATYTMLSLAMAVVLLGVASFETYVTPAMMGWVTPLLVK, from the coding sequence ATGCGGAACATGAGCCGTTCCTTGAAAGAGCAGACACCGCTCTATATGTTTGTCGCCATCCTGTTTCTGGTGGGTGTCGTCTTCGGCGCCCTGATCGTCAGCGCGCTGACGCTGGACCAGCAGCAGGATCTTGCCGATTATCTCGGCAATTTTTTCACAACCGTTGACCAGCAGGGACTGCCCGCCGCGCCGGAATCGTTCTGGAGCATCGCGGTGCTTCATTTAAAGTGGATCGGCCTGATCTGGGTGCTTGGCCTGTCGGTTATCGGACTGCCCGGCATTCTGGTGCTGGATTTCCTAAAAGGGCTGCTGATCGGTTTCACGGTCGGAACGCTTGTCAGCCAATATTCCTGGGACGGCCTGCTGTTCGCGCTCGTCTCCGTTGCGCCGCATAATCTGGTCGTGATCCCTGTGATTCTCGTATGCAGCGCGGCCGCGATCGGGTTCTCGCTGCTTATGATTCGCAGCAGGGTGACCGCACGGCGTTCCGTTCCGATCGGCAGACCTTTTGCGACCTATACGATGCTGTCTCTGGCCATGGCTGTAGTGCTGCTCGGCGTCGCCTCATTCGAGACGTATGTGACACCGGCGATGATGGGATGGGTAACGCCGCTGCTCGTCAAATAA
- a CDS encoding endonuclease Q family protein, whose amino-acid sequence MNRNESKSLPGGLEDRNVPALSTYYCDLHVHIGRTTSGQAVKISGSRDLTFAGIAREASERKGIGLVGIIDTHSPSVQRDMLDCLHSGEMTEVSGGGIRYRDTAILLGAEIELREPGRREFHVLAFMPDLRAMEEFSTWMSRHMRNVNLSSQRIYVTPRELQAEILARGGLLIPAHIFTPHKGLYGSATNRMADVFDLDGIAAVELGLSADSEMAGYLSELEPFTFLTNSDAHSLGKIGREYNEMTLTTPSFTEFKLALEGREGRGVAANYGLNPRLGKYHRTYCAGCGSIIDEAFVTSQRCPYCGSVKLVQGVLDRIISIADREQPKVPGSRPPYRYQVPLEFIPGLGKAKMNVLLEAFGSEMNILHRAGVEELSEKVGADLADKIAAARSGTLELTAGGGGTYGKVAAPLHERP is encoded by the coding sequence ATGAATCGTAATGAATCCAAGTCTCTGCCCGGCGGCTTGGAGGACCGGAACGTACCTGCACTCTCAACATACTACTGCGACCTGCATGTCCATATCGGAAGGACCACATCGGGCCAGGCGGTCAAAATTAGCGGCAGCCGCGATCTGACCTTTGCAGGGATCGCGCGGGAAGCGTCAGAGCGGAAAGGAATCGGGCTCGTCGGCATTATCGACACCCATTCTCCGTCTGTGCAGCGCGATATGCTGGACTGCCTGCACAGCGGCGAGATGACAGAGGTTTCCGGCGGCGGCATTCGCTACCGGGACACGGCCATTCTACTCGGTGCCGAAATCGAGCTGCGGGAGCCGGGGCGGCGGGAATTTCATGTTCTGGCGTTCATGCCCGACCTGAGGGCGATGGAGGAGTTCAGCACATGGATGAGCCGCCATATGCGGAATGTGAATTTGAGCTCCCAGCGTATCTATGTGACACCGCGGGAGCTTCAGGCAGAAATTCTCGCAAGAGGCGGGCTGCTGATCCCGGCCCATATTTTCACCCCGCACAAAGGGCTGTACGGCTCCGCAACTAATCGGATGGCGGATGTGTTCGATCTTGACGGGATCGCGGCGGTGGAGTTGGGCTTAAGCGCGGATTCAGAGATGGCCGGTTATCTGTCTGAGCTTGAGCCATTCACGTTCCTGACGAACTCCGACGCGCATTCGCTCGGCAAGATCGGACGGGAGTACAACGAAATGACACTTACCACACCTTCCTTCACCGAATTTAAGCTGGCGCTCGAAGGCAGGGAGGGGAGAGGCGTCGCTGCCAACTACGGGCTGAATCCGCGTCTCGGCAAATATCACCGGACCTACTGCGCGGGCTGCGGCAGCATTATCGACGAAGCGTTCGTCACCTCACAGCGCTGTCCGTACTGCGGAAGCGTCAAGCTGGTTCAGGGCGTGCTGGACCGGATTATCAGCATCGCGGACCGCGAGCAGCCGAAGGTTCCGGGCAGCCGCCCGCCATACCGGTACCAGGTTCCCCTGGAATTCATTCCGGGGCTGGGGAAGGCGAAGATGAATGTGCTGCTGGAGGCCTTCGGCAGCGAGATGAACATCCTGCACCGGGCCGGAGTAGAGGAACTATCGGAGAAGGTCGGCGCCGATTTGGCGGATAAAATCGCCGCCGCCCGCTCCGGCACTCTGGAGCTGACCGCCGGAGGCGGCGGAACGTACGGGAAGGTAGCAGCGCCGCTTCATGAGCGTCCCTAG
- a CDS encoding NUDIX hydrolase: MKEPNADMKKQWPANPALDETFVSTQPIFSGKIITLQVDTVTLPDGETATREVVKHPGAVAVLALNRGKLLVVEQYRQPMGRTEVEIPAGKLDPGEDPRDAAARELREETGFHSGDLSLLKSFYTSPGFADEVIHLYVTDNAEAGEMALDEDEFLEVSELTLEEAYQYIADGRIADAKTMMAVYAWHLYTLTGQWH, from the coding sequence ATGAAAGAACCGAATGCTGATATGAAAAAACAATGGCCTGCGAACCCCGCGCTGGACGAAACCTTTGTCTCGACGCAGCCCATTTTCTCCGGAAAAATCATCACGCTGCAGGTTGATACCGTCACTCTTCCCGATGGCGAAACGGCTACACGTGAGGTCGTAAAGCATCCCGGCGCGGTAGCGGTGCTGGCGCTTAACCGCGGCAAATTGCTTGTGGTGGAGCAGTACCGCCAGCCGATGGGGCGCACCGAGGTGGAGATTCCGGCAGGCAAGCTGGACCCCGGAGAAGATCCGAGGGATGCAGCTGCGCGCGAGCTTCGGGAAGAGACGGGATTTCACAGTGGTGACCTGTCGCTATTAAAATCCTTCTACACCTCGCCGGGATTTGCCGATGAAGTCATCCATCTCTATGTAACGGATAATGCGGAGGCCGGAGAGATGGCGCTGGATGAGGATGAGTTCCTGGAGGTGTCGGAGCTAACGCTGGAGGAAGCTTACCAATATATCGCGGACGGGCGCATTGCCGATGCCAAGACGATGATGGCCGTCTACGCCTGGCATTTGTACACGCTGACGGGGCAGTGGCACTGA